A single Triticum dicoccoides isolate Atlit2015 ecotype Zavitan chromosome 2A, WEW_v2.0, whole genome shotgun sequence DNA region contains:
- the LOC119355045 gene encoding heparan-alpha-glucosaminide N-acetyltransferase-like yields the protein MGVYELVRSEDAAGPALDLEAGRCGPAPPAKASPPAPRQQRLVSLDVFRGITVLLMIIVDDAGSFLPAMNHSPWEGVTIADFVMPFFLFIVGVALALAYKRVPDKLDATRKATLRALKLFCVGLVLQGGFFHGVRSLTFGVDITQIRLMGILQRIAIAYLVTALCQIWLKGDDDVDSGLDLIKRYRYQLLAGLLITITYMVLLYGTYVPDWEYRISGPGSTEKTFTVKCGVRGDSGPGCNAVGMIDRKILGIQHLYGRPVYARSQQCSIDSPQNGPLPPDAPSWCQAPFDPEGLLSSVMAIVTCLIGLQYGHIIVHFQKHRERIMHWLVPSFGMLVLAFAMDFFGMHMNKPLYTVSYTLCTAGAAGLLFAGIYTLVDLYGYRRPTIAMEWMGMHALMIFVLIACNILPIFIHGFYCGEPNNNLLKFIGIRA from the exons ATGGGCGTCTACGAGCTCGTCCGGAGCGAGGACGCCGCGGGCCCCGCGCTGGATCTGGAGGCCGGCCGCTgcggccccgcgccgccggccaagGCGTCTCCGCCGGCGCCGCGGCAGCAGCGGCTCGTCTCGCTCGACGTCTTCCGGGGAATCACCGTGCTG CTTATGATCATCGTGGACGACGCTGGATCGTTTCTTCCGGCAATGAACCACTCTCCTTGGGAAGGTGTAACCATAGCTGATTTCGTCATGCCTTTTTTCCTTTTCATCGTTGGGGTTGCTCTAGCTCTGGCGTACAAG AGAGTGCCGGATAAATTGGATGCAACTCGAAAGGCAACACTTCGTGCACTGAAGCTCTTCTGTGTTGGTCTTGTTCTACAAG GTGGATTTTTTCATGGAGTTCGTAGCCTTACTTTTGGGGTTGATATTACACAAATACGTTTGATGGGTATACTGCAG AGAATCGCAATAGCTTATCTTGTTACAGCACTCTGTCAGATTTGGCTCAAGGGAGATGATGATGTAGATTCTGGACTTGATTTGATCAAGAGATACAGATATCAACT ACTCGCAGGCTTACTCATCACAATCACCTACATGGTTCTCTTGTATGGTACCTACGTTCCTGACTGGGAGTATCGGATATCAGGTCCTGGTTCCACAGAGAAAACGTTCACT GTCAAATGTGGTGTACGAGGTGACTCTGGGCCAGGCTGCAATGCGGTTGGCATGATTGACCGCAAAATCTTAGGCATCCAGCATCTCTATGGTCGACCGGTTTATGCGCGATCCCAG CAATGCAGCATTGATTCACCGCAAAATGGGCCACTCCCTCCTGATGCACCCTCATGGTGCCAGGCCCCTTTTGATCCTGAAGGGCTTCTCAG TTCTGTGATGGCCATCGTCACCTGTTTGATCGGTCTCCAATACGGGCACATAATTGTACATTTTCAG AAACACAGGGAAAGAATCATGCACTGGCTTGTCCCTTCCTTCGGCATGCTCGTCCTGGCCTTCGCAATGGACTTCTTCG GAATGCATATGAATAAGCCATTGTACACCGTAAGTTACACTCTGTGCACCGCTGGTGCTGCGGGGCTCCTCTTCGCGGGGATCTACACACTGGTCGACCTCTACGGGTACCGTCGCCCGACTATCGCCATGGAGTGGATGGGGATGCATGCCCTGATGATATTTGTCCTGATTGCGTGCAACATTCTACCCATCTTCATTCATGGCTTCTACTGTGGGGAGCCCAATAACAACCTT TTGAAGTTCATTGGGATTAGGGCATGA